The genomic window GATGTTCAAGAGGATATTCATCCTCTAcatacagatggcgttccttttgccaacgacgataaacaaaatatcacccgtgcacctggccccaatttttaagatggacggcatatcggagagaaactggggggggggcatgttttgaccttcatgatcaagggcatcacagactaccaggagaagaagaagaaggcaattgatggctgcctctttgccctgatgataatatactttcatctttcagaaaacaaaggcaagaagagggttgaaagaccaccaaagccttggattgccaactggactaaggagcagttggtggaaagaatgactgcagaaagagaggaaattttggtaagtaaacataatatgttgcttgtattttatttacctgaatgctgctagctaaaatatctaatgttttaggggattgtgaagatggcggagacaagagcaagagaaaaaaagaaaaaaaagaaaaaaaagaaaaaaacaagaaataaaaaaaacaaaaaaaggaaggtgagtccaacatcgtcttcggagacagaaacagctactgacagtgacacttctacctctgagtctgagactcaagaagactcagaggattcaggAAGAAAACACCCCagcaaaaaggagaaaaagtaagtaccatacttgggtgtaatttctttttcgagttgggtgtattttgttgatcacgTTGGGTGTGTGTAGTTTATTAAGCTGGGTGTGTTCGTTTGCtgcgttgggtgtatattgtatattcagttgggtgtatcttgtgaattcatttgggtgtatttttagtatgttctaaataatgattgtttgccttccagaatgaactccagaaaaagaaagcagaggcaagaggagtcagattctgattcagaatctgaatctgaaccaagtgatgagtaatgtcctgaaattattactcctttcttttggcttcattataaagatttcgtgtattaactgaagtgtctATTATTAACTTATAGGAGCGAAGAATCATCACCtgcagagaaggagaagaaaaagaaaaaaaaaaacaacaccaaaaaagtaagcacttctttgcataatattctgtgataaaattaattttttatttctgattggtactctttttttccacccagaacacaaccaaaaaagaaaaaagttgttgTGGAGGATTCATCTCCTAAAGAAGATCAATACTTTGACGGGTACAGTACCtcgtaagctatattaccgtctatcatcgTGACGAACTAGATGAATGGCTAAGGGAAAATGTTGATAAATCTGCTGCAGAGGGGTATGTCTTGCTGGGCTGTGTATTTCAGATTTTGGTGTGTTTtgtttgctaataattgtttcttgtttcgcagggagaaccgagctgacctgcgatcgacagaaggtcgctatgtgtcgtctgaaacgtaagaagctttattatttaataaaatcttgttatcatgatttgggtgtattttgtggaaccatttgggtgtattttgtggatcAAGTTGGGTGTTTGTTGTTTAATAAGTTGGGATATTAAgtttgttgtgttgggtgtatattgtccattcggttggttgtatcttgtgcattcatttgggtgtattttatacctgtatcttattttgtctgaataacatgaGATCTATTTTAGAATACCGGCtgtgaacttgggaagtgatggTCCTTCCTCTCAAGGGCGCACAGAACAGAGTAGTGTAAACCAGCAGTCacagagcatgtaatttctctttcaaataaccgttacttttgttcttctattacccttctacttctaattctgtatatattttttttggaaaaaaaagtcctttattattttattcaagaaaaaaaaggcaggaaaaaaaagcaaaaactgcaagtatgtaagttctcaaaaaaacaaagcctgtcttctttttgaattgttcgggtgtatttcttgaatttctttgggtgtattttaggttgagtccggctgattcgaatatgatggttgtgagggaacaGACACCGTCGGATGCGCTTGCAGTGTGAGTTTTCcaagaatatttcaaccttataagcttattattttcaaaggcgttgttaacctttcatttttctttttgtttagagtcCCGATTCAGGTTTTTGTGCCGACATCCCAAACAACCACTGAGACAGATTTTAAACCAACCCCTATGCTACAGATTGAAGGGACTACAgaaacgtaagaaatagtattgagtgtatatttgtttagagtttgggtgtatattagcTAACAGTTTGGGtggtgccatcattcagccttggcttgaCTTATTCAAGCCAGGAGGGAGCGTTAACGCAGGAGACAGAAAGGGCAAAATCTCCTGAATCTGCAAATTTGATAGAACAATTGGATGATTTGGTCcaaaaaatagcaagcagtgcGGCGAAGGGAAAAAACAAAAGTCCACAAATTCAGAGGGAGACTGGGGGAGAAAGTTCTGCAAAGTTTCAAACTCCTGGGGGATTATATCAGATTACGGATGATATGAAATAAAAGTGCTACATCTGGGGGACGAGACTGAAGGAAGATGCAAATGGCAATACTAACGAGTATGAGGAAATGTGTACTCTGATTGGCCAAGGAGAATACATTTTGATGAGAATGCACCTTGTATCCCTCCAGGCAAAAAGTGATATAGAATCtcaggtaatattagaataacattaatgtttttacACCAAAGTCAATTGCAATGCTTATTaatgtaaaattgatttcggcatatatttctagattgtatctgccatctgcctcatcctcaaccagaaaaatgaaaagaggtttcaagaacaaatatactgtctcccccccgatattgtggtaagtgttacttctacgaactttgggtgtattttctgtattgatttgggtgtattttttacgtTCAATTGGGTGTAAGTTTAGTATTTCATTTCTTGTTTCGCAATTCTTGCAGAGCATGGCACTTTCAGATCACCCAAAGGGGGAATTCATATCACCGAAAACGAAAAAGGAATTCAGGGTGGAAGTCTACCCGAGTTTCATTCCCTTcatagatagaaaaaaattaacttcgcatccatatgtaagttttcgtttgctaaatttgttagtacgcttatttacttatatgccaaataaaataaTGCACTGTTGAAATGTGGGAATCCTTCAGATTTTTGCTCCTGTTTGCCACTTGGGGCATTGGTGGTTATGACTGATAAATACAACAAAGCGAAAATGTCatatacttgacccgctacacaaaAAAGCTCCAAGCGATGAGAGAAAGCAGGttaataaattcactgtaagttgcctctgtcttctttattttaatatttaggtctatttcgttagttgtgttgggtgtatattgtctattcagttgggtgtatcttgtgcatttattcgggtgtattactgatttgttttgctATTTAAGGGATATGTATTTTCAAGATTGATAACATATGCCGGCGGGGAACCTCTGCAGAAAGGAGAGAACgagaagaaaattaaatcaagaatatactttttaattgtaggaggaggtggaccactatagagtggaGTATGCTTCCCGGATACTATTCAGTGAGATGAATAAAGAAAGAGATCGGGCAATTAGGGAGAGTAGTGCTATAAGGCTGTCGAAGCCATCCTCTGTATTATTGAGTCCATTTTGTCAGATAAATTTTGCTGATATAGAAACTGCGTAATCCAACTGCTGGgtagtttgtaaattgaacaaatgctgtaaatatttaaaatatacacccaagattgcataaaatatacacccaaactgtctgtgctgtattcaaaatgtatgaattacatgtattaaaatatgaagaaaaacatcaaatcaaatatacacccataacctgcgaATTTTTAGAGCTTTTGTTCTATATGAATctatatatgtatctatatgtaaattgtcaatgaacaaaaatacacccaaaagaaccgtgcttttacacccatattctttaaaactatacacccaaagagttatccccCGCTACTGGTACCCTGAAATGATAATTCATAAcgtgtccttgatattggctggaatttgaatgcaccgCTGATGCAACATCAAATAAGTTTATCTGAATATAACACTCACAcattagctaaactattaacgagaaaaataaactcaatcgccacaaatttaaagaacattacttttacctcgcttaaaacttttgtcttcttcttctttgtggcatttgcgaTCTGTTTCTCcagctttgaacctagcctattttttggacgtcctcttgttcgaatccttggcgggctttgaagctcgttaacggattccaagttggcgtcttcgtgggataaagaagatgtccccttccttttggcttttaatgattccatctcggtcatgacgttatcgtacgcacggtgcagaattgcagtcagaTCATCCGATTCGGaggcaaattcgcaaatattttgcgaacgaaaaaccaattggtcgaacctcttgcttcttgg from Arachis ipaensis cultivar K30076 chromosome B09, Araip1.1, whole genome shotgun sequence includes these protein-coding regions:
- the LOC110266936 gene encoding uncharacterized protein LOC110266936, whose amino-acid sequence is MLINLLQRGMSCWAVYFRFWCVLFANNCFLFRRENRADLRSTEGRYVSSETIPAVNLGSDGPSSQGRTEQSSVNQQSQSMLSPADSNMMVVREQTPSDALAVVPIQVFVPTSQTTTETDFKPTPMLQIEGTTETLGLTYSSQEGALTQETERAKSPESANLIEQLDDLVQKIASSAAKGKNKSPQIQRETGGESSAKFQTPGGLYQITDDMK
- the LOC110267094 gene encoding uncharacterized protein LOC110267094, which translates into the protein MCTLIGQGEYILMRMHLVSLQAKSDIESQIVSAICLILNQKNEKRFQEQIYCLPPDIVSMALSDHPKGEFISPKTKKEFRVEVYPSFIPFIDRKKLTSHPYIFAPVCHLGHWWL